Proteins encoded by one window of Haliotis asinina isolate JCU_RB_2024 chromosome 6, JCU_Hal_asi_v2, whole genome shotgun sequence:
- the LOC137287095 gene encoding caspase-3-like, which translates to MAGSYDETDSSFMSKTKINCTGKSKPNACKLPYDPSMSSEDELKKYDITRNGRKLAVIINISEFESYPRMPQRTHAKTDEAVITNMLEQLLGFEVFPKENLTLQDLTDLFKEMRTWDYKNVETMAVVVMSYGNNREIYTHDGQKVEMKVLLDNLKGKKCKGLAGKPKIVFINAGSWEESPEDLDGDYDEVDACVTRNEETDPREKTICIPKECDFIHVYSPVTFGHQKAGNVEQGNIFLTALSEMCLKLDNKPLEFCDMLTRTNRQVAHRVRSASNIPARPCFFLSTLTKELYLMSNT; encoded by the exons ATGGCAG GTTCATATGACGAAACGGATAGCAGCTTTATGTCGAAAACAAAGATAAACTGTACAGG GAAAAGCAAACCGAATGCCTGTAAATTACCTTACGACCCTAGTATGTCCTCTGAGGATGAACTCAAGAAGTACGACATTACAAGAAACGGGAGGAAACTCGCcgtcatcatcaacatctcAGAGTTTGAGAGCTATCCGAGAATGCCCCAACGCACACACGCAAAAACCGACGAAGCCGTTATCACGAACATGCTCGAACAGCTGCTAGGGTTTGAGGTTTTCCCTAAAGAAAATCTGACATTACAAGATCTCACTGACCTCTTCAAGGAAA TGCGTACCTGGGACTATAAGAACGTGGAGACGATGGCCGTTGTCGTGATGTCGTATGGAAACAACAGGGAGATCTACACACATGACGGTCAGAAAGTTGAGATGAAAGTACTGCTGGACAACCTCAAAGGCAAGAAGTGCAAGGGATTGGCGGGCAAACCGAAGATTGTGTTTATCAAT GCTGGCAGCTGGGAAGAATCTCCTGAAGACCTGGATGGTGATTATGACGAGGTTGATGCATGTGTCACTAGAAATGAGGAGACAGACCCCAGGGAAAAGACCATCTGTATTCCGAAGGAGTGTGACTTCATCCATGTATACTCTCCAGTAACATTCG gtcaccaaaagGCTGGCAATGTGGAACAAGGGAACATATTCCTGACAGCTCTGAGTGAGATGTGCCTCAAACTGGACAACAAGCCTCTGGAGTTCTGTGACATGTTGACAAGAACTAACCGCCAGGTGGCACACCGAGTCAGGTCTGCATCCAACATCCCTGCCAGACCATGCTTCTTCCTGTCAACACTCACCAAGGAACTCTACCTGATGTCAAACACATAG